The genomic window ATAACATgacatttttgccatggcaaacttTGAAAAAAAAGGTCATAGGAACATTTTCTAAACTTGCTATGTCATCAAATGCAGAAAAATTGGCATGCTACGTACACATATAACTTTGACATGGGCTTGTATTACGAGGGACATGGGCTTAATCAAGTATTGCCATAGGCCTAAAAAAATAAGTGCTTGTATTACAAGGGACGTGGCTACAAATTATGaataaaaattgccatggcatATCCATATTCAAATTTGCCATGGCGTTTTGCTTAAAAATGGAAATATACGTTACAGAATTGCCATCGATAAAAGTGTAACAATTTCCATGATTTCTAACCacaatcttttttttttgcgaaggaTTTCTAACCTCAATCTAACCACATGTATTCTGTAAAGAACAACACCAGTTCACTAACAGGCCTTGTGACCTGGGGCACTACTACAGGTACACATGTTTAAGCTATGTGATCAACTTAAAATGCCATGGGTGTAAAATTTAGCATGTCTCTGAAATTTACCATGGCATCATCATAAATTGCCATGACTCTAAAGTTGCCATCACTGCATGCTCGAAAACCGCCAATGGAAACTAAAGACTATCCATCTATTCTATACATTATCAAATTCAAAACTGTACGCAGATGATTGATCAAACAAGAATCATCGCCCTGCTGCTGTGTGCATGAACACACAACACACCAAACTGAGAGAGGGAAAATCAAACCTCCATGGCATCGCGTGCCGGAGGAGCATGGAGCAGACATGCCTTCCTGAAGATCACATCGAGCGCGCGGATGTCGCCATGATTGTAGTAGTTGTTGGGCCGCCGCGACACCCTGACGAACAAGCCATTGCCCCCCCCCACGACCGCAAGCCCGTCGATGTTGACGAAGAATGCGGGGTAGCGCTTGCCCACCGGATCGAGTAGCTCCACCCCGCACCTGCGTCAACCGCGGAGGCCGAGCCCCACAAGGGACACCCGCCGGCCCGCCCCCGCCTTTCCCAGGGCAGGAGTTGGCGAGTAGCGCGGTGGCAGCACGCAAATAGACTGGCGCGCGGCAGAGCTCGAACCTCAGAAGTAGCCGCACGCGCGCCCGCCTCCTCCGCTTCAGCCATCCGGTCCCCCTAGACCCCCCCCTCACCGCCGGGAAGACCACGCAACTCTCCCTCGCCGCCACCCAAGCCGCCATGGGAGAAGGGGGATCCACCCGGTGCTCACCACCAACCCGCCCCTCCCCGCCCCTCACGCCTGCCATCGCCCATCTCGCCGGCCACCTACCGGTCAGCACAAAGATACAGATGAGAGGGGATACGAGTAGAGGGGAAGAAGCGGAGGGGCACGGGGCGGTGGGAAGAAACCTGTCTGCGCTCGTCGGCGTTCACCGGCCACCAGAGGTGTGGGAGAGGTGTCGGGGTCGCTCGGGATTGAGCTCCTGCTCGTGGGGGTGTGGCCGTGTGGGGACTGGGAAATGGATAAGGTGAAGAAGAGAGAGCAGTGGGCGAGCGAGAAAGAAAAGGACGTTCGGGCAACTTCGCGCTGACCGCTGAGAGAAAACCGGCGTGCGGGCGAACTCCCTCACACGCCACACACacgagttgtcctacgtggcacataaAATCAGCCTtttcgtgccaagattcgtgcaaaaagCACTGGACGGCGATcgaggcgtgtgggcgagttggctaacgcccacacgtgtgggcgttagtgtttccgaaAAACAAAATATGGCTcagaaaaaaactttgaaaaaatacACTATATTGTTTTTTTGCTACAACTCCTGGCATGTCATTTCATAACAAAATTTTGCACACATGTTGTGCAACCAATCATCTTAGATGccaacaaaattcatattttttttgatttttcttgctatttattttgaatttactattcataggCGTACAAATTTACTGTTTTTTTCTTTGCCATGAGCTCGTAGAGTGTCCGAACATCACGAAAAATTGCACGCACCTAAGTATCTTTAATCAcacaaaaattcagatttttttgctatttttgctattttttgagACGGTCAAAGTCCTTTAACCGGACGGTAATGGCGCAGAAGGGCATcttttatatctatatctataatctataatctataacaatataaaaagacccaaagaggcagatccaattaatctcgttCATTAAATCATATCAATCCAACGACTTAGACTGCTTAAATgttgagcgctcaacatgtttagcgtgcagttaatttcatgccaaatataatACTAATGAGAacacataataacacacaaataatatcctacttaatatccgtatgtacttaatatacttccaaattaacgtgcattgcacatacacattgaCTAGATTCTATAAGGACACCTAACGACAGAGGGACAAATTTAAGTATCCTTTGAAATTAGAGGCAAATCTAAGCAGTGGGATCAAATTAGGGGTACAAATGTAAATGGCCCGGAAAAAAAAACTGCCCGAACAAACGGTGGCAGAAGAACACTCTCATAAGAGTAATGCTACATCAACGGAAATTTATCACGGAGGTTCACGGACCAATAGAATCAAGGATTAAGGGGAGGAAGGTCCCACACCACCCGAAAATCGGGGGGGCAGAGAAATTAGTTAGAAGGAATCCCCGTAAAAAGGCCCGTAATTGTCCGTGAATCTAGCATTTTCGCTCTCATAAAATACTCCAGAAAAGGATCGATGAGGAAGGAAGGTGCCTTGTGGCCTGGGTCTCTCAATCGGCCAACGACTAGAGTACATAAGGAGTTGTTGACTCGCTGAGCTACGTGCCTAGCTACTATACTAGTACCGCGTTGTGGGTGGGTGGCTCCCGCGGCATGCAAGCAAAAGGAGGAGACATCGGCGGTGACGCTCGCTCGGGTCAAGGCGCCGCAACCGCAAGTTCGCACGACGTTCTCCGCTCCGGCCTCCGGCCAATCAGCCAAGTGTTGTGTAATTGATTACATCTTTTTGATCCGCCTGTGGGAAGTATCCTAATCAATCGATCAATGGCACGCAACCGGGAAGGCAAGCAAAATGGGACATGTCTTCCTGGACGACATACAATATGACGAATTGACCGGCCTGCTCCGTCCGGTCAAGCGACGGGCGGGCCTATAGAAACTCGGCCACCGGCCGCGTTTCCTCTCACTCTTCCTTCAGCAATCCTGCCAAGTGCCATCACAACCACTTTGCGCAAACACCACCATCGTTGGCAGCCACAGTTAGCTAGCCTAGCTCTCGCCTGCTACTAGGATGCCATTGCCAGTGCCAGGTGGGGACGATGGTGGAGGCAGGGGAGGGAACGGTGGTGGAGGTACGGGAGGAGCCGCAGGCGCAGGCGGGAGAGGGAACGGTGGTGGAGGTAGGGGAGGAGCCGCAGGTGCAGGCGGCAGAGGGAACGGTGGTGGAGGTAGGGGAGGAGCCGCAGGCGCAGGCGGCAGAGGGAACGGTGGTGGAGGTAGGGGAGGAGCCGCAGGCGCAGGCGGCAGAGGGAACGGTGGTGGAGGTAGGGGAGGAGACGCAGGCGCAGGCGGCAGAGGGTACTTAGCTGAACCCTTGGCCAAGTTCAATGGTCCACAAGAGTCACCCTTCATAACGAACGGATATATTAGCAGGCCAGAAGTGGGGTTGTTTGATCGGGCCTTGGGACTGTTTCGAGGCGGACGAGGTCAGGGAGAGATGGCCGGGCCATTCGGACTGCATGCGGCGGACGCAGAAGCGTACATACCAGTACGGCCGCCGGCGGAGTCCACCACGCCGTTGAGGTCaggctccagctccagctccagctccacgCCGCCGAATTCAAACGCAAGGTTTGCTAGCTCACAACCTGCTGCTTCTTAATTACTTTGGGGAATCCGCCGCTTCCTTCTTCATTTTGTTCCTCCTCCTCATCAACGAGTGGCCGATTATAGTGTGGGTGTAAACTAAATTACAGTTGCATATTTCTTGTTTCGGCTCTTGGTGGTATCCCAcacttagctttctctactactccctctgtaagctaatataagagcatttagatcactactttagtattctaaatgtttttatattagtttacggagggagtaattgtgTTACTACCTATCTAATCATGGTGCACCGACATGGTGAACAGTTTCGGCAAGAACCCTTATGCATATGATGGTCCACCCCCATGGCTTCAACCGGTCCGGCGTGGCCCTCCTCCGCAGTAATTAAGCACCTgcaaggtttgcacatgcatgctCTGATTTCTCTATTTGCTTTGAGAATGCTCAATCAGTGCTTTGAGAGTTTCAAAAAAGTCTAACCTTCTATCCCGTCATGCTGCCTGAAATGGGTGAACAGTGATGTCGGATCCCTGAATCAAGCCTTCAATTTCGTGCGTGGTCAGCGATAAGCAACAAGACATGAAATGCGAAATGGAGCGCAGAGACAAATCAAGTTTTAACTACTCGGGCTTGTGGGATATCAATCTAGTTGGTCTCAGCGGTGTGTGTGGAGTACGTGCGTCTATTCCGTATACTAAgaatattgttgttgttgttgttgttcactGTCATCAACATGTTAACAGGCTTGTAACCCATCTTCATCTGTTGCGGACAGCCATACTTGTTTTTCTTTTGAACGTGCAGTAGGACTGCACGTTCatttaataaaaaaagaaagaTAATAGTCTACAATGTCATATGACGACCCCTATCTTAGCTTCCGCCACACCTCTATCATACCTCTACACATTCTACCCCTGCCCGCGCCGTTGAACCTTGCACCCTGATAATCTTAAAGTGTCCGATTTACCCCGTCAACCTCCTGCCTGGTACAGCTGCAAAATGAGTAGCTCAAGCGAGACTGAGTTAGACTTCAAGCTTGCTGATAGGCTCGAGCTCAGCTCGACAAAGCTTGATAACTAATATATCATTGTTCAGACATATAAAAACCTAATAATCCTTACAAAGCTTGGGTGGACTCAAGCTCAGCTCGATCAAGTGAGTCTGCACTATAAGAAAGTAATGCTCACTTAAATGAAAAATACTAGATTGACTTCGACAAAgcttgagctcggctcaacaaaatCACCTCCAAACGAGCTTGATCAAACTATTCACGTATGTCGAGCTCGACTCCTTTAGGGATTGAGCTGAGCCTAAAGCGAGCTGAAATAGTTTCGTTGAGCTCAAACTTTTTTCATAGCCTACTGCGTCGACGTCGACGCAGCCCACGCTGTTGCCAACGTCTACGCCTAGGAGAATTGAGTGGTTGCCATAAAGCAAACGTGGAAAATAAGATAATACTTCCTCCATTCTAAAgtaagtgactcaactttatagTACTAACTTTATAAATTGAgtaacttattttgggacggaggaaggaGGGAGTGTACATCAATTATGTGTCCATGTAACCATGCATGCCGGTTTAATTCGCAGAAGCCTTGACAGCGGCGTTCTTGGCGTGTATCATCCTGACGTAGTCCACGACCCGGTCGACGTCCGGCAGGAGCGCCTTGGCGGCGTCGAGCTCGCCGAAGCGCTGCAGCCAGGTGGCAAGCAGCGGCGTCCTCCCGGCGTCGCCGAAGAGCATGTCCCCGGAGATCTCCACGGTGGCGTGCACCAGCGGGACAACGCCGCCCAGCACGACGTCGACGAACCCGACCCGCTCGCCGCCGAAGAAGCAGCCCTTCTTGCCCCCGTCGGTGCACTCGCTCAGCCCCCGCTCCAGCGCGTCCGTGGCCGCCACCACCCGCCTCATCCACCCGGCCCGCTCCTCCTCGGTGCGGGCCCTGTACGCCTTCTCCCACGGCGCCCCCAGCACGTCGTCGGCGTAGGCTGCCCAGAACCGGGCGACCGCGCGCTCGTGCGGGTCGGCGGGGAGGAGAGTGGGAGGTCCGAAGGCCTGGTCGATGTACTGGAGGATGATCTGGGACTCGCAGACGGGGCGGCCGTTGTGGATGAGCACCGGCACGGCGCGGTGGACGGGGTTGCAGCGGAGGAGGAGGTCGCTCTTGTTGCGCAGGTCCTCCTCCACGTACTCGTACCGCACGCCCTTGAGGTGCAGCGCTAGCCGGACTCGTGTCACGTACGCGCTCCCCCAGTGGCCCAGCAGCGTCACCTCCTCGTCTCCTCCGCCTCCGGCCATCGACCTCCGATGACTCTGCGTCGCGCACACTCAGCTGCTAGTACTGTTCGCCCTTCGGCGCTTAGGGTGCCCTTGAGGTACACGGCGCGGTGGAGTATATATCAGTCAGAGTTTGCTTAGGGATGAATCTTCTTCGTCCATGGGACATGGCTCTGTTTTCTTGAGAAAAATAGTCAAAGAATGTTATCTCCACGCCATCTGATCGAGctgcaaggcattatatatcaaCACGCAGTACACGACCACTTCAAAGTTTgactatacatggtttctttatgGGGCGTGCTACGTATCCACCAGccaatctttttaaaagatcagcCAGGTCGCGAGCCATCAAATCTGTGCCGCATCAAGCGCTTAGACGTGCCTTCATCATTGCAACACAAATTTTGTTGCAGGATTACTTCTGCAACACAGGTCTTGTTGCAGGATTATTTATGCAACATTGGTCTTATTGCAGAATTTATCTGCAACAGTTGTTTTGTTGCAGTATTTTGCAACTGAGTTTTTGTTGtaattttttttgcaaccaaggtcTTAAAAATTTCGTAAGGGATATTTTGTTGCAAAAGGTAGACCTGCTGTAGACCATTGCAATACTACATATGTTTCAGAAACATAGCTCCTGTTGCAGAAGCGCGTTCGACAAAGGATAGTGGGCTCTCACTGAGACACGTGTGAGGCAGGGGAGGTGGCGGACGCGGACGCTGCGATCCGCCAGGTGATTGTAAGAGTTTCCCTTTCTTTATTTCCCGTATATATCATATATGTTGGCCCCGCAAAAATCATATATGCTGATTATATATGTTTTTTTGGGTAGATTATACAGGAAAACGCTAACCTTCAGCTGACTGATGCCCGCACAACATCCGCCGCCTGTGTAGCCGTCAGATTGATTTTGATCTTGTTTCAGAAGCTTTCTGCAACAAAGATCTTGTTTCAGAAAGAAAAAGTGTTTGATGGTGAAGTTTTTCTTTCGGCAACAGGGTCTAATTTCAGAAACTTTCCGCACTAGAGGCCTTGTTTCAGAAAGAAGAAAAATGGTTCGACGATCAATATTTTCACTTCTGCAACAAGGGTATTGTTTTAGAAACATAGCCCCGATTGCAGAAAAGCGCAGAATGAGCGCCCCCGCGTTAGAGCGTACGAGGGCAAGCATTGCAACAAAACGCATGTTTCAGAAACATAGCTTCGGTTGCAGAAATCGCCAGAAGAGTGCCCGGCATGAGACTTCATCGTTATCGTGCTGGAGTAGAGGCAGCTGCTCGGGGTGCTGGTTCGAAGGAGGCGTGTCGATTCC from Triticum aestivum cultivar Chinese Spring chromosome 3B, IWGSC CS RefSeq v2.1, whole genome shotgun sequence includes these protein-coding regions:
- the LOC123064358 gene encoding probable glutathione S-transferase GSTU6; its protein translation is MAGGGGDEEVTLLGHWGSAYVTRVRLALHLKGVRYEYVEEDLRNKSDLLLRCNPVHRAVPVLIHNGRPVCESQIILQYIDQAFGPPTLLPADPHERAVARFWAAYADDVLGAPWEKAYRARTEEERAGWMRRVVAATDALERGLSECTDGGKKGCFFGGERVGFVDVVLGGVVPLVHATVEISGDMLFGDAGRTPLLATWLQRFGELDAAKALLPDVDRVVDYVRMIHAKNAAVKASAN